From the Candidatus Binataceae bacterium genome, the window GCACGCCGCGCAGCCTCTTCGTCGAGGTGGTGCGACCGGCTCTTGAACAATTTGTTGCGCAGGGCCGCGTCAGCGCCTGGGGCGTTTCCGGCATCGGCGTGCCTACCGCTATCCTTGAGACGATTAACGAGAACCCGCCTCCGGGTGCCGTCCAGGTTGTCGCCAATCTTCTTGATTCTGTCGGTGGGATGAAACTTTTCGACGAGCCCGCGCGGCCGCGTGAGATCATCGCCGCCGCCGGTCGGCGAGGTATTGCCGTAATGGGCATCCGCGCCGTGCAGGCCGGCGCCCTCACGGACTCGTTAGATCGCGAATTGGCAGAAACTCATCCGGAAATGGTCGACTATCGGCGGGCCGCCCCTTTCCGCGCTTTAGCCAAAGAAGTCGGCGAATCAGCGGCGGCGCTCGCCCATCGCTACGCACTCTCCATCCCGGGCGTGGCGACGGTAGTTCTCGGAGTCAAGAATCGCGCTGAATTGCGCGAATGCCTTGCCGCTGCCGAGCGTGGCCCACTCGACCCCGAGCTCATCGCCCGCATTGATGCGGCTGTGGACAGAGTCTAATAGGGTTGATCGTCACCTCGGGTCGTTCGGAATCCTCTGCTCCGTAAATCCGATCACCATTCCGAACGCGTCCTCTCGATCGATCACCAGCGACTCTGCATCTTTGGCAAATCGCTGTCCCTTGGACCGCAGATGCTCCGCGGCACGCTTCAAGTCCTTGGCCCTGAACGTCACCGAGTAGATTCCCTCGCCCGCGCGTTCCATATCGATGGCTTCAGGACTCGTCGGCGACAGCGGCTGCGCGGCCTCGATAACGGTATCCTCGCCGACCGCGTAAAAGACGCTCCGTTTGCGCCCCGGTGTCTCCTCCTCATGGATTGGAGTCCCGCCTAGCGCGTCCTGGTAGATCTTGCGTGCGTCACCCGGATCCCGGAAAAGCATCGTGAGATGCGATGCGCGCTCGACCCCGAGCGGATGCTCGTCGCGCGCAAAAGCCGTCGACCATCCGGGCTGCAGTCGCGGGTCGATGAAGAATTTCGGCGCCACGGCGAACTCGAACGCTGCATGCGTATCTTGCGGATGCGTCCACACGGCGCCGTCGTTGCGCGCGGGCTCCTTGACCGCATTCCCTACCATGTCGAACAGCCGGATTTGGCGCTCAGTCAGCCTCGCACAGGTTTCCGCAAGGTCATCGACATACCACGCGATCGAGTGAAAATGTTGGCCGTAACGCGAATAGAACTTGCCCAAAGCTGATTTCTCCCAGCCCGGCGCTCGGCGAATCGGTTCCGCCGGCTCCAACACGAAATCGCCGATTAGGACCAACGACGCCTTGCGCATCGCGGCCTTCATCGAATTTCGGACGAACCGTCGCACCGCGAAGACCTCGTCGTACCAACCGTCAACCGTATCCAGGTCGGAGACTACGTGTAGCAGATGAAATTCCTTGCCAACCTTGAACATCGCTCTCCTCCTGCAATTGACTGAGCCCACGGCCGGGCGTTACGCGCCCTCTTTCTAGCACAAGAATGTGGAAGACGGTCCACCAAAGCGGTACCTCGCCGAGTGACCTGCGCCGATGATATAGGGTGCAATCAGCGGAATGTCGAACTGATTGTTGGCATTCCAATATTCGAAGGCTCAGCTGATGAACCAGCAGCGGGCACTCGAAGGAGGTTGTCGTGTCTGAGCTCGCCTATACCAGCGCAGTTGCGATCGCCAGGAAGATCCGTCGGCGCGAGATTTCCAGCAGAGAGACCGTCGATTATTTTCTGACGCGAGTCGCGGCGCTTGATAAGCCCATCAACAGCGTCGTGACGATCGACGCGGAGCGAGCTCGGACGGAGGCCGACCATGCTGACGCCGCCTTGGCGCGTGGGGAGGTCCGCGGGCCGCTCCATGGTGTGCCCATGACGGTCAAAGACTCTTTCCAAACCGCGGGAATGCGAACGACCTCAGGCGCCCCTGAGCTGGCCGGGTTCATCCCGGATCAAGACGCTTGGCCAGTTGCGCGCCTACGCGCAGCGGGAGCTATCGTCTTCGGCAAGACTAACCTTCCGATTTACGCCGGCGACCTGCAAAGCTACAACGAAGTTTTCGGCACAACGAACAATCCTTACGATCGGTCGCGCACTCCCGGGGGCTCGTCCGGCGGCTCGGCTGCGGCTTTGGCGTGCGGATTCACTCCGCTGGAACTTGGCAGCGATATCGGCGGTTCGATTCGCCTCCCATCGCATATGTCGGGAGTTCTCGGCCATAAGCCGAGTTACGGGATTGTGCCGGCGCACGGTCAGATCCCCGGGCCTCCGGGAACATTAACTCTCGCCGACCTTGCCGTCGCTGGACCCATGGCGCGCACCGTCGAAGATCTCAAGCTTGGCCTTGGCATCATGGCTGGTCCTAATCGCTGGGAAGTTCCGGCCTGGCGGCTGAAACTGCCGCCACCGCGTCATCGGACCCTCAAACAATACCGCGTTGCCGCCTGGCTTGATGATCCGGCTTGCAGAGTAGAGCCGGAGTTGCGTGAGCTGTTGGAAAGGGCAGCGCAAACGCTCGCCTCTGCGGGAGTATTGATTGATCACGAGGCGCGTCCGGTATTTTCCTTGGAGAAGGCAGCGGACACTTTCTTTGCTCTCTTGCAAGCCGCGATGGCGGGCGGAGTTTCGCTCGACCGACTTGAAGATTATGCCTCTACCGCCGGCCCAACGCCGGCCGCCCATACACGACGACTCCTGGCGATGCGCCATCGCCAATGGCTCAGTTACAATGAGCGACGGTTGCAGATGCGCAAACGCTGGGAGGAGTTCTTTTCGCGGTGGGACGCGGTTTTGCTACCGGTCATGCCCTGCCCAGCGATAGTACACGATCATTCTGAGCCTCAGGCCGGCAGGACAGCGACGGTGGGAGGCGAGCCGCGGTCGTATTGGAGTTTGATTACCTGGATGGCTCCCGCAGGCGCTTGCTATCTGCCGGCCACGGTAGTTCCAGTCGGTCTTTTGAGAAGCGGCCTCCCAGTCGGAATTCAGATTGTGGGCGCATTCCTGGAGGATCAGACGACACTCGACCTTGCCCAGCGCTTGCTCGCTCTGCTGGGTGGTTGTCCGCGACCGCCCAGCTTCTAATTGGAGAGATTGCCAAACCGCTCCATCCAACGAGCTCGCAACAGGAGATTCTCGCAATGAATATCGGAAAAGTCGGCGTGTGGGCGATGCTTGAGGCGATGGCGGCGCCCGAGACCCTCGATTTCGCAAAAACTCTGGAGCAGCAAGGTTATCGAGCGCTCTGGATTCCTGAAGGCCCGGGACGCGATCCTTTCTCGCATGCCGCCTACCTCCTGAGCCATACCTCGGACCTTGTAGTGGCGACCGGAATCGCCAATGTCTGGGCCCGCGACGCGATAGCGATGGCCTCAGCCGCAAGAACGGTCGCGGAAATCTCGCAAGGACGCTTCATCCTCGGAATCGGAGTCAGTCATAAACCGGTGCTGGCGGCCCGTGGTCAGCGCTACGACAAACCTTATAGCTACATGCAAGAGTATCTACCCAAACTGAAAAGCGCTCTGACAAAGGCGCCTTTGCCGAAGGAGCAGATACCCCTTCTCATCGCGGCGCTTCACCCCAAAATGCTCGATCTGGCCGCGACGCAGACTAACGGCACTCATCCTTACTTCGTACCACCGGAACATACTGCGAAGGTTCGAGCGCAAATCGGTCCCGACCCTTGGATATGTGTCGAGCAGGCGGTGATACTCGAGTCGGATACCGCCAAGGCTCGTGCCGCTGCGCGCCAACACATGAGCTTTTACGTCACTAATCTGCCCAATTATCGAAACAATCTGAAAGCCCTCGGTTGGCAGGATGCGGACTTCGAAAAAGGATGCAGTGATCAACTGGTAGATGCGATCGTCGCCTGGGGCTCGGAAGAGAAGATACGCGAACGGGTCGAGGCGCACTTCCGGGCGGGAGCCACTCACGTCTGTATTCAGGCGCTTCGCACGGATGGCAAACCACTACCGGATCTTCGTGCACTCGCGGCCCTCGCCCCCAAGTAATCATGATCAAACCCTATATCGTATGTCACATGATAATGTCATGGCCGTATAGCCGGCTCGCGATGGCAGTTGAGCGCGGAAGGCCGGGCCGAATATGAGACTGCAGGGGCAATCTATCAGGCGAATGCGTGGATGTGCGGTCGAATCACGATGGCCGCCCGTCACTCGCATAATTTATTCTAAGAGCGAGGTGTTTAAATTAATCAATCACGCGTTAAGAGCTATTCCATAAACCTTCGCGGCGTTGCGGCAAACGATCTTGTCCCTGACTTCTTCGGAAAGCCCGCTGAATTCGTTGTCAATTAATCTTCGTGAATTCGGCCAGGTCGAGTCGCTGTGCGGAAAATCCGACGCCCACATGTAGTTGTCTTCACCAAAAATCTTGCTCGTCATCGGACCAATCGGGTCGTCCTGAAACGTCACCATCACCTGGCGGCGAATATAGACGCTCGGCTTCATCGGCAACGGCTCGTCCGACATCGCGTTGAACTTGTCGTAAGCGTGATCGAGCCGGTAGAGATAGTGCGGGAACCAGCCGCTGTCATTTTCCGAGGAGATTAGCGTCAGGTGCGGAAAGCGCTCGAGCACGCCACCGAAGATGATATCAGTGAACGAGCGCTGGACTTCCTGGATCGCGTTTACGTAATTGCGCGTCATAAATGGCGGGCGCTTGTGGGTATTCGCCGGCTTGACTTTCTCGGCGACCCCGGAACCTTTGCCGGTGCCGAGATGAAGTGAAAGCGGTATGCGCGCTTCCTGCGCCATGGACCAGAGCGGATCATACTCCTCGGACCAGAAGGGCCGATCAGCGGGCGCTCCGCCCCAGATCTGTGCGCCCTTCAGCCCGATTTTTGCGCAGCGTTCCAGCTCCTTCACGCCCGCGTCCAGGTCCTCAAGTGAGATTAGCCCGATCGGGTAAAACCGCTGCGGATTATGGCGGCGGAATTCCGCTACCCAATCGTTGTAAGCCTTG encodes:
- a CDS encoding aldo/keto reductase; this encodes MEKRAFGKLGEISCLTLGGGGIGQVWGPTSRDEAVATLREAVEAGITFLDVAPAYGRGEAELVVGAAFDGRLPDGVRISTKCMLGNPPREEVVLRLERSLDRSLERTKLKKFDLFFLHGQIVPDAIPGSAQGTPRSLFVEVVRPALEQFVAQGRVSAWGVSGIGVPTAILETINENPPPGAVQVVANLLDSVGGMKLFDEPARPREIIAAAGRRGIAVMGIRAVQAGALTDSLDRELAETHPEMVDYRRAAPFRALAKEVGESAAALAHRYALSIPGVATVVLGVKNRAELRECLAAAERGPLDPELIARIDAAVDRV
- a CDS encoding VOC family protein, with product MFKVGKEFHLLHVVSDLDTVDGWYDEVFAVRRFVRNSMKAAMRKASLVLIGDFVLEPAEPIRRAPGWEKSALGKFYSRYGQHFHSIAWYVDDLAETCARLTERQIRLFDMVGNAVKEPARNDGAVWTHPQDTHAAFEFAVAPKFFIDPRLQPGWSTAFARDEHPLGVERASHLTMLFRDPGDARKIYQDALGGTPIHEEETPGRKRSVFYAVGEDTVIEAAQPLSPTSPEAIDMERAGEGIYSVTFRAKDLKRAAEHLRSKGQRFAKDAESLVIDREDAFGMVIGFTEQRIPNDPR
- a CDS encoding amidase → MSELAYTSAVAIARKIRRREISSRETVDYFLTRVAALDKPINSVVTIDAERARTEADHADAALARGEVRGPLHGVPMTVKDSFQTAGMRTTSGAPELAGFIPDQDAWPVARLRAAGAIVFGKTNLPIYAGDLQSYNEVFGTTNNPYDRSRTPGGSSGGSAAALACGFTPLELGSDIGGSIRLPSHMSGVLGHKPSYGIVPAHGQIPGPPGTLTLADLAVAGPMARTVEDLKLGLGIMAGPNRWEVPAWRLKLPPPRHRTLKQYRVAAWLDDPACRVEPELRELLERAAQTLASAGVLIDHEARPVFSLEKAADTFFALLQAAMAGGVSLDRLEDYASTAGPTPAAHTRRLLAMRHRQWLSYNERRLQMRKRWEEFFSRWDAVLLPVMPCPAIVHDHSEPQAGRTATVGGEPRSYWSLITWMAPAGACYLPATVVPVGLLRSGLPVGIQIVGAFLEDQTTLDLAQRLLALLGGCPRPPSF
- a CDS encoding TIGR03620 family F420-dependent LLM class oxidoreductase: MNIGKVGVWAMLEAMAAPETLDFAKTLEQQGYRALWIPEGPGRDPFSHAAYLLSHTSDLVVATGIANVWARDAIAMASAARTVAEISQGRFILGIGVSHKPVLAARGQRYDKPYSYMQEYLPKLKSALTKAPLPKEQIPLLIAALHPKMLDLAATQTNGTHPYFVPPEHTAKVRAQIGPDPWICVEQAVILESDTAKARAAARQHMSFYVTNLPNYRNNLKALGWQDADFEKGCSDQLVDAIVAWGSEEKIRERVEAHFRAGATHVCIQALRTDGKPLPDLRALAALAPK
- a CDS encoding amidohydrolase family protein yields the protein MPNYTVISADSHMIEPPNLWLERLDKKYQDSAPHVEESEKGSYFVAPGIQPSRVSLGFAAGRSGKELENYFKKGSFAVARPSGWDPIERVKDQDVDGVAAEVLYTTFGMPLFRLPDADLQRACFKAYNDWVAEFRRHNPQRFYPIGLISLEDLDAGVKELERCAKIGLKGAQIWGGAPADRPFWSEEYDPLWSMAQEARIPLSLHLGTGKGSGVAEKVKPANTHKRPPFMTRNYVNAIQEVQRSFTDIIFGGVLERFPHLTLISSENDSGWFPHYLYRLDHAYDKFNAMSDEPLPMKPSVYIRRQVMVTFQDDPIGPMTSKIFGEDNYMWASDFPHSDSTWPNSRRLIDNEFSGLSEEVRDKIVCRNAAKVYGIALNA